A window from Hallerella porci encodes these proteins:
- a CDS encoding TolB family protein: MKFLKILMATLAFSTSAFADEAPTGAPVSPTSEEQAALNALQGKLKGKIVWSSSRSHSTHDLWLMNADGSEKKQLTNSTTVDWFPRFSPDGKTIIFTRSKGGWTPENDANYPEKWDLWTINADGSDEKKVAENATWGTFRPDGKSIVFSRGANVYQKNLSSGEETLLLDGVKAFDEKGVILQEPNLSPDGKYLAITLRGSMRETGIWDIAKKKWNKSGDGCQIDFFADGSRVYRVNPTGNGGTAAPSEILWFTLKDGVQQEKIGFFGVPKAAKLMDLPGRRSHEYFPRVSADGKWLVWGATAKGHDHDIYDYELYLWQIGTPAKTAARLTYHTANDRWPDIWLEK, encoded by the coding sequence ATGAAATTTTTGAAAATCTTGATGGCGACTCTTGCCTTTTCCACATCCGCCTTTGCCGACGAGGCTCCGACAGGCGCACCCGTTTCTCCGACATCCGAGGAACAGGCCGCGTTGAATGCTCTTCAGGGAAAATTGAAAGGCAAAATCGTCTGGTCGTCTTCGCGCAGCCATTCCACTCATGATTTGTGGCTGATGAACGCCGACGGCTCCGAAAAAAAACAGCTGACCAATTCCACGACGGTCGATTGGTTCCCGCGTTTTTCTCCTGATGGCAAGACGATTATTTTTACGCGTTCAAAAGGCGGATGGACTCCGGAAAACGATGCGAATTATCCGGAAAAGTGGGATTTGTGGACGATCAATGCCGATGGCTCGGACGAAAAGAAAGTCGCAGAAAATGCAACGTGGGGAACTTTCCGCCCCGATGGAAAATCGATTGTCTTTTCGCGCGGTGCAAATGTATATCAGAAAAATTTGAGCTCGGGCGAAGAAACTCTTCTCTTGGATGGCGTCAAAGCATTTGACGAAAAAGGCGTCATTTTACAAGAGCCGAATTTATCTCCCGATGGAAAATATTTGGCGATTACTCTCCGCGGATCGATGCGTGAAACGGGAATTTGGGACATCGCCAAAAAGAAATGGAACAAGTCGGGTGACGGTTGCCAAATCGATTTCTTTGCAGATGGCAGCCGCGTTTATCGCGTGAATCCGACAGGAAACGGTGGCACCGCAGCGCCGAGTGAAATTTTGTGGTTCACATTAAAAGACGGTGTGCAGCAAGAAAAAATCGGATTCTTCGGCGTGCCGAAAGCGGCGAAGTTAATGGATCTTCCGGGTCGTCGTTCGCACGAATATTTTCCGCGCGTTTCTGCCGATGGAAAATGGCTCGTTTGGGGCGCAACCGCAAAAGGTCACGATCACGACATTTACGATTACGAATTGTATTTGTGGCAAATCGGAACGCCGGCAAAGACCGCAGCCCGTTTGACTTATCACACGGCAAACGATCGCTGGCCCGATATTTGGCTTGAAAAATAA
- a CDS encoding TIGR02171 family lipoprotein: protein MRFLLLSIFFFLISCANEASDADDISDAFEGLARLKATGDSVQLESMHLTAKFTYDFYVGEHEVTEREYAELMGEKFSAADSNKPVVDVTFYDAVLYANELSKKVKLDTFYAYRTVLRDDENHAVYLEDLRRDFTNDGYRLPTEAEWIFAASQGWNPKKNAWTSENSNYESHAVCSAGKNAAGICDMAGNVAEWTNDWLAEWNDTTVVNFAGAGSPNSLNEIVLKGGSFRNAAANINLKSRGDIYTVTPAMYANYVGFRVARGALLQTSFAPASEIKADYHISMLTDYKKLRTVLGTYRAKLAFRDDETQRIGFVDFLSSSPRAIEIKDTLDAYHPAISPDGKRVAFCTKPEGISGKSALYVRDLNSDGSNLVKLDVESAAIPRWRIVAGDTEIVYVSSTGNNANETDWKKESTWSVKFSGGKFGTPRKLFDGTYNGGVSSDGRLAVSGARLLRANVDGEQRLWYGGEQACNVSLSDSTSETLFLDFGGAIGAEFVGSSYDVHERILVADTAGSLLRTVPAPSGYAFDHSEWVHGKKDFAVATLTDMDGAHSKIALVNTRDSNVTDLAAGAELWHPDLWVDGLNVSDFELDLDSAGVYLLPNGTEPQNQMRVKMELFWCNKDSIEVLALGSSRILHGFIPDAKSINMGHSSNDMSLIYYIAENYAWNHLPRLKTLVISVDIDNWQTIEVYRDQMLAAAPGYLYDANHGFWKEGLPKDFVSLVQSSYPASQGYQNLRETKGFAELPGSGWGDPIIESDYQWAEKNPEKVEIQLKALRNFLALAESKEIRVIGVLFPQNPRYKETDSWGRYGPSRSAAKNIIDSLRACEKQFLNFSLMDENKMGYHDYADSTAANTDHLASAGARQFMSRLDSLTQLLYQK, encoded by the coding sequence ATGCGTTTTTTACTTCTTTCGATTTTCTTTTTTCTCATTTCTTGTGCGAATGAAGCTTCGGATGCCGATGACATTTCGGATGCGTTTGAAGGGCTTGCGCGATTAAAAGCGACGGGCGATTCGGTTCAACTCGAATCAATGCATTTAACGGCGAAATTTACTTACGATTTTTATGTCGGCGAACACGAAGTTACAGAGCGCGAATATGCGGAACTCATGGGCGAAAAATTTTCGGCAGCGGATTCGAATAAGCCTGTTGTCGATGTGACTTTTTACGATGCGGTTTTGTACGCGAATGAACTTTCTAAAAAAGTAAAATTGGACACATTTTATGCGTATCGCACGGTGCTTCGCGATGACGAAAATCACGCGGTTTATTTAGAAGATTTGCGCCGCGATTTTACGAATGATGGTTATCGTCTCCCGACGGAAGCGGAATGGATTTTTGCAGCGAGTCAAGGTTGGAATCCGAAGAAAAATGCGTGGACTTCGGAAAATTCAAATTACGAATCGCACGCGGTTTGTTCTGCGGGGAAAAACGCTGCGGGAATTTGCGATATGGCGGGAAATGTAGCGGAGTGGACGAATGATTGGCTCGCCGAATGGAACGATACGACGGTTGTCAATTTTGCGGGCGCGGGCTCGCCGAATTCGCTCAACGAAATTGTTTTGAAAGGCGGCAGTTTTCGGAATGCTGCGGCAAATATCAATTTGAAATCGCGCGGAGATATTTATACGGTGACGCCGGCGATGTACGCTAATTATGTCGGCTTTCGCGTGGCGCGCGGTGCGCTTTTGCAGACGAGTTTTGCGCCCGCTTCCGAAATCAAAGCGGATTATCATATTTCGATGCTAACCGATTACAAAAAATTGCGAACTGTTTTAGGAACGTATCGTGCAAAGCTCGCTTTCCGCGATGATGAAACGCAGCGCATCGGCTTCGTCGATTTTCTCAGTTCTTCGCCGCGGGCGATTGAAATCAAAGATACTCTCGACGCGTATCATCCAGCGATTTCTCCGGACGGAAAGCGCGTCGCATTTTGCACCAAGCCCGAAGGCATTTCGGGAAAGTCGGCGTTATACGTCCGCGATTTGAATTCGGACGGTTCGAATTTGGTAAAGCTCGATGTCGAAAGCGCTGCCATTCCGCGTTGGCGAATTGTCGCAGGCGATACGGAAATCGTTTACGTTTCGAGTACCGGAAATAATGCGAACGAAACGGATTGGAAAAAAGAATCGACTTGGTCGGTAAAATTTTCGGGCGGAAAATTCGGCACTCCCCGCAAGCTTTTCGACGGCACGTACAACGGCGGCGTCTCCTCGGACGGGCGTCTCGCGGTTTCGGGCGCGCGCCTTCTCCGGGCAAATGTGGACGGCGAACAGCGGCTCTGGTACGGCGGGGAGCAGGCCTGCAACGTCTCGCTTTCGGATTCGACGAGCGAAACGCTCTTCCTTGATTTCGGCGGCGCCATCGGCGCGGAATTCGTCGGCTCTTCCTACGACGTGCACGAGCGCATTTTGGTTGCGGACACAGCCGGTTCTCTCTTGCGCACGGTTCCGGCCCCTTCGGGCTATGCCTTCGACCATTCGGAATGGGTGCATGGCAAAAAGGACTTCGCCGTGGCGACCCTCACGGACATGGACGGCGCGCATTCGAAGATCGCCCTTGTGAACACGCGCGATTCGAACGTGACGGATCTCGCAGCCGGCGCGGAACTCTGGCATCCGGACCTGTGGGTGGATGGGCTGAATGTCTCGGACTTTGAACTGGACTTGGACAGCGCGGGGGTGTATTTGTTGCCGAATGGAACGGAGCCGCAAAATCAGATGCGCGTTAAAATGGAATTATTTTGGTGCAATAAAGATTCCATTGAAGTTTTGGCTCTGGGTTCTTCTCGAATTTTGCACGGATTTATTCCCGATGCAAAAAGCATCAATATGGGACATTCGAGCAATGATATGTCGCTTATTTATTACATCGCCGAGAATTATGCTTGGAACCATCTTCCTCGGCTGAAAACGCTAGTGATTTCTGTGGACATAGACAATTGGCAGACCATAGAAGTCTATCGTGACCAGATGTTGGCTGCGGCTCCCGGTTATCTTTATGATGCAAACCATGGATTTTGGAAAGAGGGACTTCCGAAAGATTTTGTTAGTCTTGTGCAAAGCTCTTATCCGGCTTCTCAAGGGTATCAAAATTTGCGGGAAACCAAAGGTTTTGCGGAGCTTCCTGGATCGGGCTGGGGAGATCCTATTATTGAATCCGATTACCAGTGGGCCGAAAAAAATCCTGAAAAGGTGGAAATTCAATTAAAAGCTCTTCGAAATTTTTTGGCACTTGCCGAATCGAAAGAAATTCGTGTAATCGGTGTTCTTTTTCCGCAGAATCCCAGGTATAAAGAAACGGATTCGTGGGGGCGTTACGGCCCTAGCCGTTCTGCGGCAAAAAATATCATCGATTCTTTGCGCGCTTGTGAAAAGCAGTTTTTAAATTTTAGCCTGATGGACGAAAATAAAATGGGCTATCATGACTATGCGGACTCTACCGCTGCGAATACGGATCATTTAGCTTCGGCTGGAGCGCGGCAATTCATGTCTCGATTGGATTCTCTCACTCAACTCCTTTATCAAAAATGA
- a CDS encoding anti-sigma factor family protein, whose protein sequence is MKSGKVLSDLKLEKYLLGELPADEMKLLQEREATDEIFRARVEFLRKQNQKIREEFSEERFDALLQERRNKPNHSNWMIKIAAMIVVAFGILSVIFIAKSERQIVPVSEIAGVEVAMLSDSDVRIKGMQSRIEVWKKSADTAVLLQNLDAVREGDELQLRYLVPQKCFGIFLSMDGRGVLTVHLGNGNSAVELEPGKMTTLPFAYKLDDAPHFEKFFLLTSAKSFAVNADDFDSILKQKEIQTVTFTVRKEAK, encoded by the coding sequence ATGAAATCCGGTAAAGTCCTTTCGGATTTAAAACTCGAAAAATATCTGCTCGGGGAACTCCCGGCAGACGAAATGAAACTTTTACAAGAGCGCGAAGCGACCGATGAAATTTTCCGCGCCCGCGTGGAATTTCTGCGCAAACAAAATCAAAAAATCCGCGAAGAATTTTCGGAAGAACGCTTTGACGCGCTTCTTCAAGAACGGAGAAATAAACCGAATCATTCAAATTGGATGATTAAAATTGCAGCGATGATTGTCGTCGCATTCGGAATTCTTTCGGTGATTTTCATCGCAAAATCCGAACGGCAAATTGTGCCGGTTTCGGAAATCGCAGGCGTCGAAGTTGCGATGCTTTCGGATTCGGATGTGCGAATTAAAGGCATGCAAAGCCGAATTGAAGTCTGGAAAAAATCTGCAGATACGGCGGTGCTTTTGCAAAATTTAGACGCAGTGCGCGAAGGCGATGAATTGCAGTTGCGTTATCTTGTGCCACAGAAATGTTTTGGCATTTTCTTGAGTATGGATGGGCGCGGCGTTCTCACGGTGCATTTAGGAAACGGCAATTCCGCAGTAGAATTAGAACCGGGGAAAATGACGACTCTTCCTTTCGCTTATAAATTAGACGACGCTCCGCATTTTGAAAAATTTTTCCTCCTCACTTCGGCAAAAAGTTTTGCAGTCAATGCGGATGATTTTGATTCCATATTAAAACAGAAGGAGATTCAAACGGTAACATTTACGGTGCGTAAGGAGGCAAAATAA
- a CDS encoding caspase family protein: MRQLKKFFDESILTMSWIFILLVAASFSAAAGNSGTINRYVFAISSNYGGEGRPHLRYAEFDAKSFAAVIGEMGGTPKQNIIFVKEPKVSELEKQFDALDSRLKKNAGNGREEVLIYYSGHADENGLRLGNELVAWQKFRKRVDALNADVKIAVIDACGSGAITRAKGGAQVPAFMIDQSSDMKGYAFITSSTQDEASQESDKLKGSFFTHSLVSGLRGAGDLSGDGKVTLSEAYQFAFNETLQKTETTIGGAQHPSRDMSLTGTGDVVMTDLRSTKAGLGLAENLEGRVFIRDEKGELVAELYKKSGRAMSLGLPAGNYSVRLEKPAEYQEAKVVLQEGKIQNLASANFKAVAAEETVSRGEIGGKNFNSRIDSLDHCGKYRVTFNAADLEPNPRKGLMLGIFFNKSDDILLGTQVSLIGSVAKKEMHGAQVSGLFNMEFEKIEGIQISGIFNYTDTLKGAQLSSGANIAKVSDLQIGLGNISKKSKVQVGVLNVSENVNVQAGLMNVAKETNAPQVSVINFGWKTHGRQFGLINFVGYADKTPIGLLNFVGNGVWNVTGSINEMSATAFAFHFGTAYFFTSIEMSRELEKGFDRYEDIYESGLGIGTQFGKYGTHFELEYMFLFAQDSFDDDNSNYHHRLRFGGVARLLPFVGISAGFSLNLASEGDLQSVMLEPKGKWHDDWSVKGHKAKFWPGLYAGITLGRF, encoded by the coding sequence ATGCGTCAACTGAAAAAATTTTTTGATGAATCGATTCTCACGATGAGTTGGATTTTCATTCTCTTAGTCGCAGCTTCATTTTCCGCTGCGGCCGGAAATTCGGGAACGATAAACCGTTATGTTTTTGCGATTAGTTCAAATTACGGTGGCGAAGGACGTCCGCATTTACGCTATGCGGAATTTGATGCCAAATCTTTTGCCGCTGTCATCGGCGAAATGGGCGGAACTCCGAAACAGAACATTATCTTTGTGAAAGAGCCGAAAGTTTCGGAACTCGAAAAACAATTCGACGCTCTCGATTCTCGCTTAAAAAAGAATGCGGGAAATGGTCGCGAAGAAGTGCTGATTTATTATAGCGGTCACGCTGACGAAAATGGTCTGCGTTTAGGAAATGAACTCGTCGCATGGCAAAAATTTCGTAAACGCGTGGATGCATTAAATGCAGATGTAAAAATCGCCGTCATCGATGCGTGTGGCTCGGGCGCAATTACGCGGGCAAAGGGCGGCGCACAAGTTCCCGCTTTTATGATCGATCAGAGCAGCGATATGAAAGGTTATGCTTTCATCACGAGCAGCACTCAAGATGAAGCGAGCCAAGAAAGCGATAAACTCAAAGGTTCTTTCTTTACACATTCTCTCGTGAGCGGATTACGCGGCGCGGGCGATTTGAGCGGCGACGGCAAAGTGACTTTATCCGAAGCGTATCAATTCGCATTTAACGAAACTCTTCAAAAAACCGAAACGACAATCGGCGGTGCACAACATCCAAGTCGTGACATGAGCTTAACGGGAACGGGCGATGTCGTGATGACCGATTTGCGGAGCACCAAAGCGGGCTTAGGCCTGGCTGAAAATTTAGAAGGCCGCGTTTTTATCCGCGATGAAAAAGGCGAACTCGTCGCAGAACTTTATAAAAAATCGGGACGCGCGATGAGTCTTGGGCTTCCGGCGGGGAATTATTCTGTCCGCTTAGAAAAGCCCGCAGAATATCAAGAAGCCAAAGTCGTTTTGCAAGAAGGAAAAATTCAAAATCTCGCTTCGGCGAATTTCAAAGCAGTCGCTGCCGAAGAAACGGTTTCTCGCGGAGAAATCGGCGGAAAGAATTTCAATTCGCGCATCGATTCTCTCGATCATTGCGGAAAATATCGCGTGACATTTAACGCTGCCGATTTGGAACCGAATCCGCGGAAAGGTTTAATGCTCGGCATTTTCTTCAACAAATCCGATGACATTCTTTTGGGAACGCAAGTGAGTTTAATCGGAAGCGTTGCGAAAAAAGAAATGCACGGCGCACAAGTTTCCGGTTTATTCAACATGGAATTTGAAAAAATCGAAGGCATTCAAATTTCGGGAATTTTTAACTATACCGATACACTCAAAGGCGCGCAACTCAGCTCGGGAGCGAATATTGCGAAAGTTTCTGATTTGCAAATCGGCTTAGGAAATATTTCGAAAAAATCCAAAGTGCAAGTCGGTGTTCTAAACGTTTCTGAAAATGTGAATGTGCAAGCGGGCTTAATGAACGTCGCCAAAGAAACAAATGCGCCGCAAGTTTCCGTCATCAATTTCGGATGGAAAACGCATGGGCGTCAATTCGGTCTTATCAACTTCGTAGGATACGCGGACAAAACGCCGATCGGTCTTTTGAACTTTGTCGGAAACGGCGTTTGGAATGTGACCGGAAGCATTAACGAAATGAGCGCCACCGCATTTGCATTTCATTTTGGAACAGCGTATTTCTTTACTTCGATTGAAATGTCGCGGGAACTCGAAAAAGGATTTGACCGCTACGAAGATATTTACGAATCGGGACTCGGCATCGGCACGCAATTCGGCAAATACGGAACGCATTTTGAACTCGAATATATGTTCCTCTTTGCGCAAGATTCCTTTGACGATGACAACAGCAATTATCATCATCGGCTGCGTTTCGGTGGCGTAGCAAGACTCCTTCCGTTCGTCGGCATCTCGGCAGGCTTTTCGCTCAACCTTGCGTCCGAAGGCGATTTGCAATCGGTGATGCTCGAACCGAAAGGCAAGTGGCACGATGATTGGAGCGTGAAAGGGCACAAGGCGAAATTCTGGCCCGGACTTTACGCTGGCATTACCCTCGGAAGATTTTAA
- a CDS encoding RNA polymerase sigma factor, with translation MKQQNETRREAFSKLYTEYSPMVFRRCEFLLKDHAEAGDIMQNVFLRIYDRWEHLDLSSPSSLLWNTATRLCLNRLRDKVRRGVHVSSEDLLLQIACAQDEADDFESKGILQRIFSKEPKSTRTIAVLHFVDGMTLEETAETVGLSVSGVRKRLRNLQNHVQELEAKNEIR, from the coding sequence ATGAAACAGCAAAATGAAACCCGCCGCGAGGCTTTTTCGAAACTTTATACGGAATATTCACCGATGGTTTTTCGGCGTTGTGAATTTCTGTTAAAGGATCATGCCGAAGCGGGCGACATAATGCAAAATGTTTTCCTGCGGATTTACGATCGATGGGAACATCTCGATCTTTCGTCTCCGTCTAGCTTACTTTGGAATACAGCGACGCGGCTTTGCCTCAATCGTTTGCGTGATAAAGTGCGCCGAGGAGTGCATGTTTCTAGCGAAGATTTGCTTTTACAAATTGCCTGCGCCCAAGATGAAGCGGACGATTTTGAATCGAAGGGAATTCTCCAACGGATATTCTCAAAAGAGCCAAAATCGACGCGGACGATTGCGGTGCTCCATTTTGTCGATGGCATGACTCTCGAAGAAACAGCAGAAACCGTAGGACTTTCGGTAAGCGGCGTGCGCAAACGTTTGCGCAATTTGCAAAACCATGTCCAAGAATTGGAGGCAAAAAATGAAATCCGGTAA
- a CDS encoding metal ABC transporter permease — translation MLEMLSLEFMQNALIAAVLVAISCGVMGSYVVVNKIAGTAGGVAHASFTGIGLACFFGFSPMLGALGVALACAFIMGYVTWTKRERADTLINVIWAGGMATGVILTDLTPGYSGDLMSFLFGSILTVPRELLLGMTILTAGILAVSIIFFRQFLAISHDAEFARIRGVPVLRLYMLLMAMIACTVVMAVQTVGLILVIALLTIPAYVAESHSRNLKQMMLLACGLSLLLSLAGLLLAYQLNFTVGPVIILLGVLLYAGNRIFTRRSS, via the coding sequence ATGCTTGAAATGCTTTCGTTAGAGTTTATGCAAAACGCTTTAATCGCAGCGGTTCTTGTTGCGATTTCTTGCGGGGTGATGGGCTCTTATGTCGTAGTCAATAAAATTGCAGGAACAGCGGGCGGAGTTGCGCACGCTTCTTTTACAGGAATTGGACTCGCTTGCTTTTTTGGATTTTCTCCGATGCTCGGTGCGCTTGGCGTCGCTCTCGCTTGTGCGTTTATCATGGGATATGTCACATGGACAAAACGCGAACGTGCGGACACTCTCATCAATGTCATTTGGGCGGGCGGTATGGCGACGGGCGTCATTCTCACGGATTTAACGCCGGGATATAGCGGCGATTTGATGAGCTTTTTATTCGGGAGCATTCTCACGGTTCCGCGGGAACTTCTTCTCGGCATGACGATTTTAACCGCAGGAATTTTAGCGGTATCGATTATTTTCTTTCGGCAATTTTTAGCGATTTCGCACGACGCGGAATTTGCTCGTATCCGCGGCGTTCCTGTGCTTCGCCTTTACATGCTTTTGATGGCGATGATTGCGTGCACTGTCGTCATGGCAGTGCAAACCGTCGGACTGATTTTAGTGATTGCGCTTTTGACGATTCCCGCATACGTTGCCGAAAGTCATTCTCGGAATTTAAAACAGATGATGCTTCTCGCTTGCGGGCTTTCGCTTTTACTTTCTCTCGCAGGACTTCTTCTCGCGTATCAGTTGAATTTTACCGTCGGCCCAGTCATCATTTTGCTCGGCGTTTTACTGTATGCGGGGAATCGAATTTTCACGCGGAGAAGTTCGTAG
- a CDS encoding TIGR02171 family lipoprotein, protein MKTILTASIAFMIALGLTSCTDSSSSSRPADYASDVAIELDSAHAGMLKVFATGALVKLGTDAAGAMANERPAMTSKFSYDFSIGKREVTCAEFLHELQNFDCDSTLPITNVTWYDAVLYANARSKSEGFDTAYIYTSAAYDSEGHCTNLETLEFLPEADAYRLPTEAEWILVAAQDWNPFASWNSGNSNYELHVPCSVSDVKDASNSVCDMAGNAMEWSNDYLGRFRDTTVSNFLGQKSAGTLGERVVKGGSFRNAASNMSLHARGDVYTVTSATRAFYVGFRLAFGKIPNATWLDSGDRAEESSVELMATYKRLQELLGSSRAILAFRDDETRNIAFVNFYASQPQVVELTESDGYHPAISPDGKRVAYCTRPEGVSGNSELHVRSLQAGVLDDAVLDVESAAIPRWRVVGADTEIVYVTSAANNADEAAWKTESTWSVPFAGGKFGTPRKLFDGTYNGGVSSDGRLAVSGARLFRANVDGEQRLWYGGGQARNVSLSDSTGETLFLDFGGAIGAEFVGSSYDVHERILVADTAGSLLRTVPAPSGYAFDHSEWVHGKKDFAVATLTDMDGAHSKIALVNTRDSNV, encoded by the coding sequence ATGAAAACGATTCTCACAGCTTCAATAGCTTTCATGATAGCCTTAGGCCTGACCTCCTGTACGGATAGTTCCTCCTCCTCGCGGCCCGCCGATTATGCTTCCGACGTTGCGATTGAACTCGACTCCGCTCATGCGGGCATGCTCAAAGTCTTTGCTACGGGGGCCTTGGTGAAACTTGGCACAGATGCCGCGGGTGCAATGGCGAATGAACGTCCTGCGATGACCTCTAAATTCTCCTACGACTTTTCGATTGGCAAGCGCGAAGTCACTTGTGCTGAATTTTTGCACGAACTCCAAAATTTCGATTGCGATTCGACACTTCCGATCACGAACGTTACCTGGTATGATGCGGTACTCTATGCGAATGCCCGCAGCAAGTCCGAAGGCTTCGACACGGCCTACATTTATACGTCCGCCGCTTACGATTCTGAAGGACACTGCACGAATCTCGAAACCCTGGAATTTTTGCCAGAAGCCGATGCCTACAGGCTTCCGACCGAAGCGGAATGGATACTTGTCGCGGCGCAAGACTGGAATCCGTTTGCTAGCTGGAATTCGGGCAATTCAAATTATGAATTGCACGTCCCATGTTCGGTTTCGGACGTAAAGGATGCTTCGAATTCCGTCTGCGACATGGCTGGCAACGCAATGGAATGGTCGAATGACTATCTTGGTCGATTTCGGGATACGACAGTTTCGAACTTCCTCGGGCAGAAATCCGCAGGCACTCTTGGCGAGCGAGTCGTCAAGGGCGGTAGTTTCCGCAATGCGGCATCGAACATGTCGTTGCATGCACGTGGCGATGTCTATACGGTAACCTCTGCGACTCGTGCGTTTTACGTCGGATTCCGCTTGGCGTTTGGAAAAATCCCGAACGCGACATGGCTTGACTCCGGAGACCGCGCGGAAGAATCTTCCGTCGAACTCATGGCAACGTACAAACGTTTGCAAGAACTGCTGGGCTCCTCCCGCGCAATCCTCGCTTTCCGGGACGATGAAACAAGAAATATCGCTTTTGTAAATTTTTACGCTTCGCAGCCGCAAGTTGTTGAATTGACCGAAAGCGACGGCTACCACCCGGCCATATCCCCGGACGGAAAGCGCGTGGCCTACTGTACGCGGCCCGAAGGCGTATCGGGCAATTCGGAACTGCACGTCCGCAGCTTGCAGGCGGGCGTTTTGGACGATGCCGTTCTGGATGTGGAAAGCGCAGCGATTCCGCGCTGGCGTGTCGTGGGCGCGGACACGGAAATCGTCTATGTGACGAGTGCGGCGAACAATGCGGACGAAGCTGCATGGAAAACGGAATCGACGTGGAGCGTCCCCTTTGCGGGCGGAAAATTCGGCACACCCCGCAAGCTTTTCGACGGCACGTACAACGGCGGCGTCTCCTCGGACGGGCGTCTCGCAGTTTCGGGCGCGCGCCTTTTCCGGGCGAATGTGGACGGCGAACAGCGGCTCTGGTACGGCGGGGGGCAGGCCCGCAACGTCTCGCTTTCGGATTCGACGGGCGAAACGCTCTTCCTTGATTTCGGCGGCGCCATCGGCGCGGAATTCGTCGGCTCTTCCTACGACGTGCACGAGCGCATTTTGGTTGCGGACACAGCCGGTTCTCTCTTGCGCACGGTTCCGGCCCCTTCGGGCTATGCCTTCGACCATTCGGAATGGGTGCATGGCAAAAAGGACTTCGCCGTGGCGACCCTCACGGACATGGACGGCGCGCATTCGAAGATCGCCCTTGTGAACACGCGCGATTCGAACGTTG
- a CDS encoding glutaminyl-peptide cyclotransferase → MFAEIALAALLGQFSVLDSVEHHPENYTQGFFFHGKTLYETTGRYGDSRLLRYPEAGKPATDSLKLSSKYFGEGSVQFGNDIFWLTWREGKAFVIDAKTLTKKSEFEIPGEGWGLTLDGGALILSDGSANLYWISPGDKRVFKTLEVRDGERKIKNLNELEMVDGKLYANVWLSDSIAVIDIHSGAVLEWLDFSKIAEAERRQNSKAEVLNGIAYDGKFLWITGKYWKKTLKILRK, encoded by the coding sequence ATGTTTGCCGAAATTGCATTGGCCGCTCTTCTCGGGCAATTTTCTGTTCTCGATTCCGTAGAACATCATCCCGAGAATTATACGCAGGGCTTTTTCTTTCACGGGAAAACTTTATACGAGACGACGGGACGCTACGGCGATTCCCGTCTTTTGCGTTATCCCGAAGCGGGGAAGCCGGCGACGGATTCGTTAAAACTTTCATCGAAATATTTTGGCGAAGGTTCTGTTCAATTCGGAAACGATATTTTTTGGCTCACATGGCGCGAAGGAAAAGCTTTCGTCATCGATGCGAAAACATTGACGAAAAAATCGGAATTCGAAATTCCGGGAGAAGGTTGGGGGCTCACTCTCGACGGTGGCGCTTTGATTCTTTCCGATGGCTCAGCAAATCTTTATTGGATTTCGCCGGGAGATAAACGTGTTTTTAAAACCCTCGAAGTGCGCGATGGCGAAAGGAAAATCAAAAATTTAAATGAGCTCGAAATGGTTGACGGAAAACTTTACGCAAACGTCTGGCTTTCGGATTCTATCGCGGTCATCGACATCCATTCGGGCGCGGTTTTAGAATGGTTGGATTTTTCGAAAATCGCCGAAGCGGAACGTCGTCAAAATTCCAAAGCTGAAGTTTTAAACGGCATCGCTTACGACGGAAAATTTCTTTGGATTACGGGAAAGTATTGGAAGAAAACGTTGAAGATTTTGCGGAAATAG